Proteins encoded by one window of Ascochyta rabiei chromosome 1, complete sequence:
- a CDS encoding Non-specific serine/threonine protein kinase, whose protein sequence is MANTQEDAQPQHQSEEIQVPQIPQTDEPADENDDDIDDLFDSDDEDAPELIESNNPSDFTKTYNRQRKLNDPSVPADYKPKNNPQKPSANTNLSLDDQVASLSKHASKIRLDSRFSGATGGGARDKDKADRATTEQVLDRRTQMILLQLINRDTISELHGVISTGKEANVYHAISESPEDGEQTHRAVKVYKTSILVFKDRAKYVEGEFRFRQGYSKSNNRAMVKLWADKERRNLARIHDAGIPSPEPIALRTHVLVMGFVGDRKGKPAPRLKDVRFDGLTSEEEDAKWTDLYIEMLAYMRILYHTCRLVHADLSEYNVLFHEGRQWMIDVSQAVEHDHPRSLEFLRMDVKNVSDFYRSRNVEVLSERRAFAFITGEKGEKEVKDMEAISNTVREVMKREPQTEEEKKRDEENDDVFRNQYIPQTLDQVYDIERDAALVNAGEASSLPYQDLLANKVVREDNDGAEAGDSGSGGVDLSSSDESDGSEVDQSIFDKGPSRGKKNMDKEEKAAHKKAIKAEKQEKRKEKMPKHLKKKMVSSSSRRK, encoded by the coding sequence ATGGCCAACACACAGGAAGATGCGCAGCCGCAGCATCAGTCTGAAGAGATTCAGGTGCCTCAGATACCGCAAACCGACGAACCTGCCGACGAGAACGACGATGACATCGACGACCTCTTCGACTCGGACGACGAGGATGCACCCGAGCTCATCGAATCCAACAACCCGAGCGATTTTACAAAAACCTACAACAGACAGCGCAAACTGAACGACCCCTCGGTGCCCGCCGATTACAAACCCAAGAACAACCCACAAAAGCCCTCTGCAAACACGAACCTCTCTCTTGACGACCAAGTCGCCTCTCTTTCTAAGCATGCCAGCAAAATCCGCCTCGACTCGAGGTTCAGTGGAGCAACAGGCGGCGGTGCACGCGACAAGGATAAGGCGGATCGCGCCACCACTGAGCAAGTGTTGGACAGGAGAACACAGATGATCCTCCTCCAGCTCATCAACCGTGACACAATCAGCGAACTGCACGGCGTCATTTCCACCGGTAAGGAAGCCAATGTGTACCACGCCATCAGCGAATCCCCCGAGGACGGCGAGCAGACGCACCGCGCAGTGAAAGTCTACAAGACATCGATCCTGGTGTTCAAAGACCGCGCAAAGTACGTCGAGGGCGAGTTCCGTTTCCGCCAGGGGTATAGCAAGAGCAACAACCGGGCCATGGTCAAGCTCTGGGCGGACAAAGAGCGCCGCAACCTTGCGCGCATCCACGATGCGGGGATTCCCTCGCCCGAGCCCATCGCTCTGCGCACACACGTACTCGTCATGGGCTTTGTGGGTGACCGCAAGGGCAAGCCAGCGCCGCGACTGAAGGACGTGCGATTTGATGGCTTGACAagcgaggaggaggatgcgAAATGGACAGATCTGTACATTGAGATGCTGGCCTACATGCGCATCCTGTATCATACATGTCGCCTCGTGCACGCCGATTTGAGCGAGTACAACGTCCTCTTCCATGAGGGGCGGCAGTGGATGATCGACGTGTCGCAAGCCGTGGAACACGACCACCCACGATCCCTGGAATTCCTGCGTATGGACGTGAAGAACGTATCGGACTTCTACCGCAGCCGGAATGTCGAGGTGCTCAGCGAGCGAAGGGCGTTTGCTTTCATCACCGGCGAAAAGGGAGAAAAAGAGGTCAAGGACATGGAGGCCATCTCCAACACGGTCCGAGAAGTGATGAAGAGGGAGCCACAGAcggaagaagaaaagaagcGGGACGAGGAAAACGACGACGTGTTCCGCAACCAATACATTCCTCAAACTCTCGATCAAGTGTACGACATCGAGCGCGACGCGGCGCTCGTCAACGCCGGCGAAGCCTCCTCGCTCCCCTACCAAGACCTGCTCGCGAACAAAGTCGTCCGAGAGGATAACGACGGCGCGGAAGCAGGCGATTCGGGCTCGGGAGGCGTGGATCTCTCGTCATCCGACGAATCTGACGGGAGCGAAGTAGACCAGAGCATATTCGACAAGGGCCCCTCGCGGGGGAAGAAGAACATGGACAAGGAAGAAAAGGCAGCGCACAAAAAGGCCATCAAGGCCGAGAAGCAGGAGAAGCGCAAGGAGAAGATGCCCAAGCACCTCAAGAAGAAAATGGTTAGCTCCAGCTCGAGGAGGAAGTAG